The following proteins are encoded in a genomic region of Thioclava nitratireducens:
- a CDS encoding arylesterase, whose amino-acid sequence MGIRKRIAAGFIAAGLALSAVPAMAEVSILALGDSLTQGYGLDNPTDGLVPQLQGWLRDHGQDVSVINGGVSGDTTAGGLSRIDWLLTPQPDAVIVALGGNDLLRGLPPEQARANLDGILAKLQAKDIPALLAGLPAPGNFGPKYQKDFDAIYPDLAKKYDAVLVPNLLAPITETSIEERAKTNLMQPDNIHPSPAGVKKVVAALGPKVLELLAKVKPGS is encoded by the coding sequence ATGGGGATACGCAAGCGGATCGCGGCCGGTTTTATCGCCGCAGGGCTGGCTCTGAGCGCTGTGCCCGCGATGGCGGAGGTGTCGATCCTCGCGCTCGGGGACTCGCTGACCCAAGGCTACGGGCTCGATAATCCGACCGACGGGCTGGTCCCGCAGCTGCAAGGCTGGCTGCGCGATCACGGGCAGGATGTCAGCGTCATCAATGGCGGCGTCTCCGGCGACACGACGGCGGGCGGGCTGTCGCGGATCGACTGGCTCCTGACGCCGCAGCCCGATGCGGTGATCGTGGCTCTGGGCGGCAACGACCTGCTGCGGGGGTTGCCCCCGGAACAGGCGCGCGCGAACCTCGACGGCATCCTCGCGAAACTGCAGGCGAAGGACATTCCGGCACTGCTGGCAGGCCTTCCCGCACCGGGGAATTTCGGCCCGAAATACCAGAAGGATTTCGACGCGATCTATCCTGACCTGGCGAAGAAATACGATGCGGTTCTGGTGCCCAACCTGCTCGCCCCGATCACGGAGACTTCGATCGAGGAGCGCGCGAAGACCAACCTGATGCAGCCCGACAATATCCACCCCTCGCCTGCCGGCGTCAAAAAGGTGGTGGCGGCGCTGGGGCCGAAGGTGCTGGAGCTTCTGGCAAAGGTGAAGCCAGGGAGCTGA
- the hemF gene encoding oxygen-dependent coproporphyrinogen oxidase, whose amino-acid sequence MTDTVEDFDARKARASQWFSDLRDRIVAAFEGLEDSHTEGPLSEQAPGRFEVTPTERKGPAGEDHGGGKMSVMRGGRVFEKVGVNISTVWGELAPRAQKAMAARGVPGMEEDPRFWAAGISLVAHMQNPHCPAVHMNTRMFWTPGAWWFGGGADLNPCLEYDEDTAHFHAEMQAACDAHDKTYYDHFKAWADEYFFIPHRGRARGVGGIFYDDLNTDEWEDDFAFTQSVGAAFLPAFQPLIEKRRVQDWSEEDREAQLRHRGLYAEYNLVYDRGTKFGLETGHNADAVLMSLPPVAKWY is encoded by the coding sequence ATGACAGACACGGTTGAGGATTTCGACGCCCGCAAGGCCCGCGCGAGCCAGTGGTTCTCGGACCTGCGCGACCGGATCGTGGCGGCGTTCGAGGGGCTGGAGGACAGTCATACCGAAGGTCCGCTGTCCGAGCAGGCGCCGGGTCGCTTCGAAGTCACCCCGACCGAGCGCAAGGGCCCCGCGGGCGAGGACCACGGCGGCGGCAAGATGAGCGTGATGCGCGGCGGTCGCGTCTTCGAAAAGGTCGGCGTGAACATCTCCACCGTCTGGGGCGAACTGGCCCCCCGCGCGCAAAAGGCGATGGCCGCGCGCGGCGTGCCGGGGATGGAGGAAGACCCGCGTTTCTGGGCCGCAGGCATTTCGCTGGTCGCGCATATGCAGAACCCGCATTGCCCCGCCGTACACATGAATACCCGGATGTTCTGGACGCCCGGCGCGTGGTGGTTCGGCGGCGGCGCGGACCTCAATCCGTGTCTTGAGTATGACGAGGACACCGCGCATTTCCACGCCGAGATGCAGGCCGCCTGCGACGCTCATGACAAGACCTATTACGACCATTTCAAAGCCTGGGCGGACGAGTATTTCTTCATCCCCCATCGCGGCCGTGCGCGTGGCGTCGGCGGTATCTTCTACGACGATCTGAACACCGATGAGTGGGAGGACGATTTCGCCTTCACCCAATCGGTGGGCGCGGCCTTCCTGCCCGCCTTCCAGCCGCTGATCGAGAAACGCCGCGTGCAGGACTGGTCCGAAGAGGACCGCGAAGCCCAGCTGCGTCATCGCGGGCTCTATGCCGAATATAACCTCGTCTATGATCGGGGCACGAAATTCGGGTTGGAAACCGGCCACAATGCGGATGCGGTCCTGATGAGCCTGCCGCCCGTCGCGAAGTGGTATTGA
- the hemE gene encoding uroporphyrinogen decarboxylase, protein MTDKTILRALKGEVLPTPPVWMMRQAGRYLPEYRATRAKAGDFLSLCYTPELAAEVTLQPIRRYGFDAAILFADILLLPQALGADLWFVTGEGPRLSTITGADDFAKLKTKDDIHETLNPVYETVSILSEELPKETTLIGFAGAPWTVATYMIAGRGTKDQGPAHALKAEDRETFVKIIDLLTVSTIEYLSKQVEAGAEVVKIFDSWAGSLKGQDFEDFAVEPARKIIAEMKARYPGLPVIAFPREAGKGYIGFHQKTGADCVALDNSVTPEWGAEHVQVSGCVQGNLASSHMVTGGQALIDETRHVVQAFSKGPHIFNLGHGITPDADPENVALMVETIRNG, encoded by the coding sequence ATGACCGACAAGACGATCCTGCGAGCTTTGAAAGGCGAAGTGCTGCCGACCCCTCCGGTCTGGATGATGCGGCAGGCGGGGCGCTACCTGCCGGAATATCGCGCGACGCGGGCGAAGGCGGGCGATTTCCTGTCGCTGTGCTACACCCCCGAACTGGCCGCCGAAGTGACGTTGCAGCCGATCCGCCGCTACGGCTTCGACGCGGCGATCCTGTTCGCCGACATCCTGCTTCTGCCGCAGGCTCTGGGCGCCGATCTGTGGTTCGTGACAGGCGAGGGCCCGCGCCTCTCGACGATCACCGGGGCCGACGATTTCGCCAAGCTCAAGACCAAGGACGACATCCACGAGACGCTGAATCCGGTCTATGAGACGGTCTCGATCCTCTCGGAAGAACTGCCGAAAGAGACCACTCTGATCGGTTTCGCCGGCGCACCGTGGACCGTCGCGACCTATATGATCGCGGGGCGTGGCACGAAGGATCAGGGTCCGGCGCATGCGCTGAAGGCCGAAGACCGCGAGACCTTCGTGAAAATCATCGACCTGCTGACCGTCTCGACCATCGAATACCTTTCGAAACAGGTCGAGGCCGGAGCCGAGGTCGTGAAGATCTTCGACAGCTGGGCGGGCTCGCTCAAGGGTCAGGATTTCGAGGACTTCGCCGTCGAACCGGCGCGCAAGATCATCGCCGAGATGAAAGCGCGTTACCCGGGTCTGCCGGTCATCGCCTTCCCGCGCGAGGCGGGCAAGGGCTATATCGGCTTCCATCAGAAGACCGGCGCCGATTGCGTCGCTCTCGACAATTCGGTGACACCGGAATGGGGTGCAGAGCATGTCCAGGTGTCGGGCTGCGTACAGGGCAACCTCGCATCCTCGCATATGGTCACCGGAGGTCAGGCGCTGATCGACGAGACCCGCCACGTGGTGCAGGCCTTCAGCAAGGGGCCGCATATCTTCAATCTCGGTCACGGGATCACTCCCGATGCCGATCCGGAGAACGTGGCGCTGATGGTCGAGACGATCCGCAACGGTTGA
- the hemC gene encoding hydroxymethylbilane synthase yields the protein MTQMPDAKSPLKIGTRGSPLALAQAYETRDRLMAAHGLPEDAFEVVVIKTTGDDRAMIAADKPLKEIGNKGLFTKEIEEAMVDGRIDIAVHSMKDMPTEQPEGLVLDCYLPREDVRDAFVSLEYDSIMALPEGATVGTSSLRRRAQLAHVRPDLKLVEFRGNVQTRLKKLADGVAAASFLAYAGLRRLGMEDSARGPIAPEEMLPAVAQGAIGIERRMADARAEALLAPIHDLVTEQRLLAERAFLATLDGSCETPIAGLALIEGDRLWLRGQILRPDGSEALAGERWGNIDEGAAMGEHLARDLLSQAGEGFFDWR from the coding sequence ATGACACAGATGCCCGATGCGAAATCCCCGCTCAAGATCGGCACCCGCGGCTCGCCGCTGGCGCTGGCGCAGGCCTATGAGACCCGTGACCGGCTGATGGCCGCGCATGGCCTGCCCGAAGACGCTTTCGAGGTCGTGGTGATCAAGACCACGGGCGACGACCGGGCGATGATCGCGGCGGACAAACCGCTCAAGGAGATCGGCAACAAGGGCCTGTTCACGAAGGAAATCGAAGAGGCGATGGTCGATGGCCGCATCGATATCGCCGTGCATTCGATGAAGGACATGCCGACCGAGCAGCCCGAGGGACTGGTGCTCGATTGCTATCTGCCGCGCGAAGACGTGCGCGATGCCTTCGTCAGCCTGGAATACGACTCGATCATGGCCCTGCCCGAAGGGGCGACGGTCGGCACCTCCAGCCTGCGTCGCCGGGCGCAGCTTGCCCATGTGCGACCCGATCTGAAGCTGGTCGAGTTTCGCGGCAATGTGCAGACCCGGCTGAAGAAGCTGGCGGACGGTGTCGCGGCTGCGAGCTTCCTCGCCTATGCGGGGCTGCGGCGTCTGGGGATGGAGGACTCGGCGCGCGGGCCCATCGCCCCCGAAGAGATGCTGCCGGCTGTCGCACAGGGCGCGATCGGGATCGAGCGCCGGATGGCCGATGCTCGCGCCGAGGCGCTTCTGGCCCCGATCCATGATCTGGTGACCGAGCAGCGCCTACTGGCGGAACGCGCCTTCCTCGCGACGCTGGACGGCTCCTGCGAGACACCGATTGCCGGGCTCGCACTGATCGAGGGCGACCGGCTCTGGCTGCGCGGTCAGATCCTACGTCCCGACGGCTCCGAGGCGCTCGCGGGCGAGCGCTGGGGCAATATCGACGAGGGCGCCGCGATGGGCGAACACCTCGCGCGCGATCTGCTGTCTCAGGCGGGCGAAGGGTTCTTCGACTGGCGCTGA
- a CDS encoding SDR family NAD(P)-dependent oxidoreductase, with translation MSLSVSGKTVIVTGAAHGIGQAIARHFVDRGAQVMFADIDEEKLAAELGDTAKTEGPVRYFSGDLCEKLAVKNLLSATVDAFDRIDILVNCARTFAPCDPLEPSVDVLDSMLSQNMKSALRVSQMTAKRMIKQAEEEGRTEGEIGSIINVSTLASNRTQPELMAYSIACAAQDQAIRSLAVALAPKRIRVNGVSFASVMSRSLQDALKENDDWREAICEGTPLGRIAPPSELAETVQYLASSGASFVTGQIINVDGGRSLLDRVQVPAF, from the coding sequence ATGTCCCTTTCTGTTTCCGGCAAGACCGTCATCGTCACGGGCGCAGCCCACGGTATCGGTCAGGCCATCGCGCGCCATTTCGTCGATCGCGGCGCGCAGGTGATGTTCGCCGATATCGATGAAGAAAAGCTTGCCGCCGAACTGGGCGACACCGCCAAGACCGAAGGGCCGGTGCGCTATTTCTCGGGCGACCTGTGCGAGAAGCTGGCGGTGAAGAACCTGCTCTCGGCCACGGTGGACGCGTTCGACCGGATCGACATTCTGGTGAATTGCGCGCGCACCTTCGCGCCCTGCGACCCGCTCGAACCGTCGGTGGACGTACTCGACTCGATGCTGTCGCAGAACATGAAATCGGCTTTGCGGGTCAGCCAGATGACCGCGAAGCGGATGATCAAGCAGGCCGAGGAAGAGGGTCGCACCGAGGGTGAGATCGGCTCGATCATCAATGTCTCGACGCTGGCCTCGAACCGCACCCAGCCCGAACTGATGGCCTATTCGATCGCCTGCGCTGCGCAAGATCAGGCGATCCGCTCGCTCGCCGTGGCGCTCGCGCCGAAGCGGATTAGGGTAAACGGTGTCAGCTTCGCCTCGGTGATGAGCCGTTCGCTGCAGGATGCGCTGAAGGAAAACGACGACTGGCGCGAGGCGATCTGCGAAGGCACGCCGCTGGGCCGGATCGCACCGCCGTCGGAACTGGCCGAGACGGTGCAGTATCTGGCGTCCTCGGGGGCGAGCTTCGTCACCGGGCAGATCATCAATGTCGACGGCGGACGCAGCCTTCTGGACCGCGTGCAGGTTCCGGCCTTCTAA
- a CDS encoding class I SAM-dependent methyltransferase: protein MSHPRLSLALEMPEALPPEGDIALFSPVGTLDLGGLPVDRLVAIQPEKPDHDVLAQRGLRVSPTAEGSYAAAIIFAPRGKAEARALIADACQRVAPGGPIYVDGVKTEGIDSLLKELRGRVDLSAPIAKAHGKIAWFAADPDLLSDWAAQDIHPVEGFVTRPGVFSADAVDEGSALLAECLPETLPAKVADLGAGWGWLSAQILARKGVERLDLVESDAVALDCAKRNISDPRAQFLWADATRHAPEERYTAVVMNPPFHGAARGADPALGLAFIQAARGMLSLSGTLWMVANRHLPYADALATAFHEIEEITPPSGPSTRFRIIRAAKPIPAGKTPGKSAGMRATAEPKRTLAPRKRR, encoded by the coding sequence ATGAGCCATCCGCGACTTTCGCTCGCTCTCGAGATGCCCGAGGCGCTTCCGCCCGAGGGAGACATTGCGCTGTTCTCGCCCGTGGGCACGCTGGACCTTGGCGGCCTGCCGGTTGATCGCCTCGTCGCGATCCAGCCCGAGAAACCCGATCATGACGTTCTCGCACAGCGCGGCCTCCGCGTCTCGCCGACTGCCGAGGGCAGCTATGCCGCCGCGATCATCTTCGCGCCCCGCGGCAAGGCGGAGGCCCGCGCCCTGATCGCCGATGCGTGCCAGCGTGTGGCTCCTGGCGGGCCGATCTATGTCGACGGGGTGAAGACCGAAGGGATCGACTCGCTGCTCAAGGAATTGCGGGGACGGGTGGACCTGTCCGCGCCGATCGCGAAGGCCCATGGCAAGATCGCATGGTTCGCGGCAGACCCAGATCTGCTGAGCGACTGGGCGGCGCAGGATATCCATCCTGTCGAAGGTTTCGTGACCCGTCCGGGTGTGTTTTCCGCGGATGCGGTGGACGAGGGTTCAGCGCTTCTGGCCGAATGCCTGCCCGAGACGCTGCCAGCGAAGGTAGCCGATCTCGGCGCCGGCTGGGGCTGGCTCTCGGCGCAGATCCTTGCACGTAAGGGCGTCGAGCGTCTCGATCTGGTGGAATCGGATGCGGTCGCGCTGGACTGCGCGAAACGCAACATTTCCGATCCGCGCGCACAGTTCCTTTGGGCGGATGCCACGCGGCATGCGCCGGAAGAGCGCTACACTGCCGTCGTGATGAACCCGCCCTTCCACGGGGCTGCACGCGGCGCAGACCCGGCGCTGGGGCTGGCCTTCATTCAGGCTGCGCGTGGTATGCTGTCGCTGTCGGGCACGCTCTGGATGGTGGCGAACCGCCATTTGCCCTATGCCGACGCGCTCGCCACCGCGTTCCACGAGATCGAAGAGATCACGCCGCCCAGCGGCCCCTCCACCCGTTTTCGTATCATCCGCGCAGCCAAGCCGATCCCGGCCGGAAAGACCCCGGGGAAATCTGCGGGCATGCGCGCCACAGCCGAGCCGAAACGTACCCTTGCCCCTCGCAAGCGGCGCTAA
- the clpS gene encoding ATP-dependent Clp protease adapter ClpS, with the protein MMSDDDQDDSDNDASLATKTRPKTQRPPMYKVMLLNDDYTPMEFVVHILERFFGLNHAQAFEIMLTVHKKGLAVVGVFSFEVAETKVAQVMDFARRHQHPLQCTMEKE; encoded by the coding sequence ATGATGTCCGACGACGACCAGGACGACAGCGATAACGATGCGTCCCTCGCGACCAAGACGCGGCCGAAGACGCAGCGCCCGCCGATGTACAAGGTGATGCTGCTCAACGACGATTACACGCCGATGGAATTCGTCGTGCATATCCTCGAGCGGTTCTTCGGTCTCAACCACGCACAGGCGTTCGAGATTATGCTGACCGTGCACAAGAAGGGCCTCGCTGTGGTCGGCGTCTTCTCTTTCGAGGTGGCCGAGACGAAGGTGGCGCAGGTGATGGATTTCGCGCGCCGCCACCAGCACCCGCTACAATGCACGATGGAGAAGGAATAA